A region of Paenibacillus sp. 37 DNA encodes the following proteins:
- a CDS encoding carbohydrate ABC transporter permease: MFLKWFNRLILLVYALLILVPLYFVFVSSFKTSSNFFTSPFSWPDPFTWDNITGMFRNQPMWQYFGNSLVVTLGTVAIELVLSSMIAYAIVRWGGSVGKIVFALFVAGLIVPSQVSMLPIYSLTRTLGWSDSLTGLIVVSAAMLMPVSVFMLTGFMRMLNSEILEAGSMDGASEWRLYTRIALPLAAPSLAATATFLLVMVWNDLLIPMLMLSSKSKLTLPLALMQFRGEYVTNYPMMLTGVLVTAIPMIALFLLLQRYFVAGLTAGSLKG, encoded by the coding sequence ATGTTTTTAAAATGGTTCAATCGCCTGATTCTGTTAGTGTACGCGCTGCTGATCCTTGTGCCGTTGTACTTTGTATTTGTATCCTCGTTCAAAACAAGCAGCAACTTCTTCACCAGTCCGTTCAGCTGGCCGGACCCGTTTACGTGGGATAACATCACTGGCATGTTCCGCAACCAGCCGATGTGGCAATATTTCGGGAACAGTCTGGTCGTGACACTTGGCACGGTCGCTATTGAATTAGTGCTGAGTAGCATGATTGCTTACGCCATTGTCCGTTGGGGCGGCAGCGTAGGCAAAATCGTATTTGCTCTGTTCGTAGCCGGTCTGATCGTTCCATCCCAAGTAAGTATGTTGCCGATCTATTCCCTCACGCGTACACTCGGGTGGTCGGACAGTCTGACGGGCCTGATTGTCGTATCCGCGGCGATGCTGATGCCTGTCTCTGTATTTATGCTGACAGGCTTCATGCGCATGCTCAATTCGGAGATTCTGGAAGCGGGCAGTATGGATGGAGCAAGCGAATGGAGGCTCTACACCCGGATTGCACTGCCACTTGCTGCACCTTCGCTGGCGGCAACGGCTACGTTCCTGCTCGTCATGGTATGGAATGACTTGCTTATTCCGATGCTCATGCTCAGCAGTAAGTCCAAGCTGACTTTACCACTAGCACTGATGCAATTCCGTGGGGAGTATGTAACTAACTATCCGATGATGCTCACGGGTGTACTTGTCACTGCTATTCCGATGATCGCATTGTTCCTTTTGCTCCAGCGTTACTTCGTTGCAGGTCTGACAGCGGGTTCACTCAAGGGGTAA
- a CDS encoding carbohydrate ABC transporter permease: MKNRIQLSLFLIPGLLLYVGLFVFPTLTGLFYSFTDWDGVSPSYAFVGLDNYKDSLSSIVFRKAFGNNVEFMLTVVIAQTFISLVLALLLVRNTKTRIVLRALYFLPAILSSVSVGLIWAFMYDPSIGLINYGLNEAGMSSIARNWIGDPKIAIYSIAAVQVWAHAGQMMIVFIAGLQGIPAELYEAARMDGGSKWQVFRKVTWPLLAPSATIVVAYTTIQSFKAFDLIFTMTDGGPNYATEILTTYIYHTAFGSYSFGLASAGSMIFLVLLALLTLLQFKALRADRVSY, encoded by the coding sequence ATGAAGAATCGTATTCAGCTATCCCTGTTTCTGATCCCCGGGTTGCTGCTGTACGTTGGATTGTTCGTATTTCCTACATTGACGGGGCTGTTCTACTCCTTTACGGATTGGGACGGGGTATCCCCGTCGTATGCATTTGTAGGGCTGGATAATTACAAGGATAGTCTCAGCAGCATCGTATTCCGCAAAGCCTTTGGCAATAACGTGGAGTTCATGTTAACAGTTGTTATTGCACAAACTTTTATTTCACTTGTTCTGGCCCTGCTCTTGGTACGCAATACCAAGACACGCATTGTGCTTCGGGCATTGTATTTCCTGCCTGCGATTCTGTCCTCCGTATCGGTCGGGCTGATCTGGGCGTTCATGTATGATCCATCCATTGGGTTGATCAACTATGGACTGAATGAAGCCGGGATGAGCAGCATCGCCCGCAACTGGATTGGTGATCCCAAGATCGCCATCTATTCCATCGCTGCGGTCCAAGTCTGGGCCCATGCCGGACAGATGATGATCGTATTCATCGCAGGTCTGCAAGGTATCCCGGCAGAACTGTATGAAGCGGCTCGTATGGACGGCGGCAGCAAATGGCAGGTATTCCGTAAGGTGACCTGGCCACTCCTGGCACCTTCGGCAACGATTGTTGTGGCCTATACGACCATTCAGTCGTTCAAGGCATTTGACCTCATTTTCACCATGACGGACGGAGGCCCGAACTACGCAACTGAAATTTTGACAACATATATCTATCATACCGCCTTTGGCAGCTATTCATTTGGTCTGGCTTCTGCCGGTTCCATGATCTTCCTGGTGTTGCTCGCGCTCTTGACACTGTTGCAGTTCAAGGCACTGCGTGCCGACCGGGTAAGCTATTGA
- a CDS encoding ABC transporter substrate-binding protein: MKKNKKLILPLVSMLVMSILLSACGGGDNASSGDNGSSGSGKVTISFMHWRGEDSEALNKTIDAFEKENPNINVEMQTLPSDQYQSTVQSKISDGSVGDVFASFPGAQFEAFTKAGLFTDLSGSSFLSAYNPKLIEAGQHDGKQYAIPYQLVYNDPIYNVKLFEKYGLTLPKDWEGFLALCQKLKDNGIIPIAFAGADIGPGQFMNTMVMNNAPSDDIFTKVEAGEAKLTDEFWVKTLTQIKELNDKGYFQQDALGTKDPAAGALFIQEKAAMLASGSYQLAQNKQQNPNLEQKLLAPITVSADQAKYEGVHTTTFMLAVNSKSKHPEESKKFLEFLSNPDVASDYANQTGQNVTVNDVKYDTPELQVAGEWASKKTVFQPRFTILNGDNQKAVTNSIQAVLSGTSPEEAAQQAQAIIDQHIGK; encoded by the coding sequence ATGAAAAAAAATAAAAAATTGATCCTGCCGCTTGTCAGTATGCTGGTGATGTCCATCCTGTTGTCAGCTTGCGGCGGTGGGGATAACGCGTCCTCTGGAGATAACGGCTCCTCAGGTTCAGGCAAGGTTACGATCAGCTTCATGCACTGGCGCGGAGAAGATTCCGAAGCACTCAACAAGACCATTGACGCATTTGAAAAAGAAAATCCGAACATCAACGTGGAGATGCAGACGCTGCCCTCCGATCAATATCAGTCCACTGTACAATCCAAAATCAGTGACGGTTCGGTAGGAGATGTATTTGCTTCCTTCCCGGGTGCACAATTCGAAGCCTTCACCAAGGCGGGATTGTTCACGGACCTGAGCGGATCATCGTTCCTTTCGGCTTACAATCCGAAGCTGATTGAAGCAGGACAGCACGATGGCAAGCAATATGCGATCCCGTATCAACTCGTATATAACGATCCAATCTATAACGTCAAACTGTTTGAAAAATACGGCTTGACGCTACCGAAGGACTGGGAAGGGTTTCTGGCGTTGTGCCAGAAGCTGAAAGACAATGGCATCATTCCGATTGCCTTTGCCGGAGCGGATATTGGCCCAGGGCAATTCATGAATACGATGGTGATGAACAACGCACCAAGTGACGACATTTTTACCAAAGTGGAAGCGGGCGAAGCCAAACTGACGGATGAGTTTTGGGTGAAAACATTGACTCAAATCAAGGAACTGAACGATAAAGGTTACTTCCAGCAGGATGCATTGGGTACGAAGGACCCTGCGGCTGGCGCACTGTTTATTCAAGAAAAAGCAGCGATGCTGGCAAGTGGATCATATCAACTCGCTCAGAACAAACAGCAAAACCCGAATCTGGAGCAAAAACTGCTTGCACCAATTACAGTAAGTGCCGATCAGGCGAAATATGAAGGGGTGCATACCACTACATTCATGCTCGCGGTGAATAGCAAATCGAAACATCCGGAAGAATCGAAGAAGTTCCTTGAATTTTTGAGCAATCCCGATGTAGCGAGTGACTATGCCAACCAAACGGGACAGAATGTAACGGTGAATGATGTGAAGTACGATACGCCTGAGCTTCAGGTAGCCGGAGAATGGGCAAGCAAAAAGACCGTGTTCCAGCCACGGTTCACCATCCTGAACGGAGATAATCAAAAAGCCGTAACCAACTCCATTCAGGCTGTGCTGAGCGGCACTTCTCCAGAAGAAGCAGCACAGCAGGCACAAGCGATCATTGATCAGCATATCGGGAAATAA